Proteins from a genomic interval of Caulobacter rhizosphaerae:
- a CDS encoding DUF4870 family protein, with protein MSDAAPTAPDRVEEDKVLPIVVYALYLLGFTNGLTFLAGLIVAYLNRETAGPINASHYTFAIRTFWLSIWWFLIGLALFLVGLALAVLLIGIPMLVIGGAIMGAIGVFFVVRCIMGLVYLLKGEAYPRPRTWLV; from the coding sequence ATGAGCGACGCCGCCCCGACCGCCCCCGACCGCGTGGAGGAGGACAAGGTCCTGCCGATCGTGGTCTACGCCCTGTACCTGCTGGGCTTCACCAACGGCTTGACCTTCCTGGCCGGACTGATCGTCGCCTATCTCAATCGTGAGACGGCCGGGCCGATCAACGCCAGCCACTACACCTTCGCGATCCGCACCTTCTGGCTGTCGATCTGGTGGTTCCTGATCGGCCTGGCCCTGTTCCTGGTCGGCCTGGCCCTGGCGGTGCTGCTGATCGGCATCCCGATGCTGGTGATCGGCGGGGCGATCATGGGCGCGATCGGCGTATTCTTCGTGGTCCGTTGCATCATGGGGCTGGTCTACCTGCTGAAGGGCGAGGCCTATCCCCGGCCCCGGACCTGGCT
- a CDS encoding DUF4870 family protein, with product MTQTDPAPDPAVPPALQDDKTMPVVVYALYLAALVSAGMTSVVGVILAYVSKGAAPEWIQSHYVFQIRTFWLSLLFGLIGLVLTPVGIGFVILPAVGIWVAVRCILGLSWLLKSQAYPTPRNWMI from the coding sequence ATGACCCAGACCGACCCCGCTCCGGATCCCGCCGTTCCGCCCGCGCTGCAGGACGACAAGACCATGCCCGTGGTGGTCTACGCCCTCTATCTGGCCGCCCTGGTCTCGGCCGGCATGACCTCGGTGGTCGGGGTGATCCTGGCCTATGTGAGCAAGGGCGCCGCGCCGGAGTGGATCCAGAGCCACTACGTCTTCCAGATCCGCACCTTCTGGCTGTCGCTGCTGTTCGGCCTGATCGGCCTGGTGCTGACGCCGGTGGGAATCGGCTTCGTGATCCTGCCGGCGGTCGGCATCTGGGTGGCGGTGCGATGCATCCTTGGCCTGTCCTGGCTGTTGAAGAGCCAGGCCTATCCCACGCCGCGCAACTGGATGATCTGA
- the folB gene encoding dihydroneopterin aldolase encodes MTNAPNTAPQPTPARVIVTKVFVRGLKVDAWIGVYDHEHGRQQPLVIDVELDVAASHCEALGDTVNYETILQAAQAIAAEGHIDLVETFAERLAQASFADSRVTRARVRVEKPLALAPHAAAAGVEITAVRG; translated from the coding sequence CTGACCAACGCTCCGAACACGGCTCCGCAGCCGACGCCGGCCCGGGTGATCGTCACCAAGGTGTTCGTGCGAGGCCTGAAGGTCGACGCCTGGATCGGGGTCTACGACCACGAGCACGGCCGCCAGCAGCCCCTAGTGATCGACGTCGAGCTGGACGTCGCCGCCAGCCACTGCGAAGCGCTGGGTGACACCGTCAATTACGAGACCATCCTGCAGGCCGCGCAGGCCATCGCCGCCGAGGGCCATATCGACCTGGTCGAAACCTTCGCCGAGCGCCTGGCCCAGGCCAGCTTCGCCGACAGCCGCGTGACCCGCGCCCGGGTGCGGGTGGAAAAGCCCCTGGCCCTGGCTCCGCACGCCGCCGCAGCCGGGGTGGAAATCACCGCCGTCCGGGGGTGA